Within Lolium rigidum isolate FL_2022 chromosome 5, APGP_CSIRO_Lrig_0.1, whole genome shotgun sequence, the genomic segment ACTACCACGTACATTAACGCAAGGAGACATGGCGGCGGAGGCAGAGTCCCTTATCACAGTGGAGCATGCAGAGGCCTCCACGGCGCCGGTGCCTGCGAAGATGGAATCGGCCGGCGGCGGGAAACCGGCGGCGAgcgggaagccggcgatggttctTGGGATCGACGACAGCGAGCACAGCTACTACGCGCTGGAGTGGACGATGCACCACTTCTTCGCCCCAGGCCAGACGCAGCAGTACCACCTCGTCGTGGTCAGCGCcaagccgcccgccgccgccgtcatcgGCATCGCCGGCATCGGCACCGCCGAGCTGCTCCCGAGGGTGGAGCTCGACCTCAAACGCGCCTCCGCGAGAGTCATCGAAAAGGCCAAGGAGCACTGCTCCCATGTACGTATATATCTACTGTGCTTCGTCGGATCGAGGAGACATCTATTGTTTGTTTGTCGATCGGCATGCCATAAATAAGCTATGCAGGTCACGGACGTGAGCTATGAAGTGAAGGAGGGGGACGCGAGGAATGTGCTGTGCGAGGCGGTCGAGAGGCACCATGCGGACATGCTCGTCGTGGGCAGCCATGGCTACGGGGCATTCAAAAGGTTTGTTTCCTGCTACCTTTTCCCTAATTTGTACTCTGTTTTTTCTAGACATgcaaattattaacacttctgcatGCAAAAATGATGAATTCTTGCAGGGCAGTCCTTGGGAGCGTGAGCGACTACTGCACCCACCACGCGCACTGCACCGTCATGATAGTCAAGAAGCAAAAGCACCACAAGAAATAATCTGAGCATTGGGGTTACGTTGGGGGTTCCATTCAAAAGAAGCCTGAACATTTTACGAGACCCGCTGATAAATTAGGAGCATAAAATTGGCATTCCACAGATATAGTACTATTGTTGCCTATCCAAGTTACCGTGTCTTGATGTGTGTGTTTAGGTCGGAATAAAAATGCAGCTTAGAGTTTCAGGCCCTCTTTAATTCAGAAGATTTTCATAGGGAT encodes:
- the LOC124651432 gene encoding universal stress protein PHOS32-like gives rise to the protein MVLGIDDSEHSYYALEWTMHHFFAPGQTQQYHLVVVSAKPPAAAVIGIAGIGTAELLPRVELDLKRASARVIEKAKEHCSHVRIYLLYEVKEGDARNVLCEAVERHHADMLVVGSHGYGAFKRAVLGSVSDYCTHHAHCTVMIVKKQKHHKK